Proteins from a genomic interval of Streptomyces sp. SID8374:
- a CDS encoding FAD-dependent oxidoreductase, translating to MTVVADVIVVGGGVIGLTTAVTLAERGLRVRVWSRDPAGATTSAVAGALWWPYRIEPAERVGAWSLETLAVYEELAAGPGGTGVRLVAGVHGGERFAALGPWAAELKGAVEVAEGLRVVLPLLDMPVHLAWLEGRLVAAGGAVERRAVSGFEEAAASAPVVVNCTGLGARELVPDAGVRAVRGQLVVVENPGIAEWFTEADPASAATTYFFPQPAGLVLGGTAEADDERREPDPGTAREIVARCARVRPEIAGARVLGHRVGLRPAREAGVRIEAEALPGGGLLVHNYGHGGAGVTVAWGCARAAAALVG from the coding sequence GTGACCGTGGTGGCGGATGTGATCGTGGTGGGCGGTGGGGTCATCGGCCTGACCACCGCCGTGACGCTGGCGGAGCGCGGGCTGCGGGTGCGGGTCTGGTCGCGCGATCCGGCCGGGGCGACGACCTCGGCGGTGGCGGGCGCGCTGTGGTGGCCGTACCGGATCGAACCGGCGGAGCGGGTCGGCGCCTGGTCGCTGGAGACACTGGCGGTGTACGAGGAGCTGGCGGCCGGGCCCGGTGGCACCGGCGTACGGCTGGTGGCGGGGGTGCACGGCGGTGAGCGGTTCGCGGCGCTGGGGCCGTGGGCGGCGGAGCTGAAGGGTGCCGTGGAGGTGGCCGAGGGGCTGCGGGTGGTGCTGCCGCTGCTGGACATGCCGGTCCACCTGGCCTGGCTGGAGGGGCGGCTGGTGGCGGCGGGCGGCGCGGTGGAGCGGCGGGCGGTGTCCGGGTTCGAGGAGGCCGCGGCGTCGGCCCCGGTGGTGGTGAACTGCACGGGGCTGGGGGCGCGCGAGCTGGTGCCGGACGCGGGGGTGCGGGCTGTGCGGGGGCAGCTGGTCGTGGTGGAGAACCCGGGGATCGCGGAGTGGTTCACCGAGGCCGATCCGGCGTCCGCCGCGACGACGTACTTCTTCCCGCAGCCGGCCGGTCTGGTGCTGGGCGGCACGGCCGAGGCGGACGACGAGCGGCGGGAGCCCGATCCGGGGACGGCCCGGGAGATCGTGGCGCGGTGTGCGCGGGTCCGGCCGGAGATCGCGGGCGCCCGGGTGCTGGGGCACCGGGTGGGGCTGCGGCCGGCGCGGGAGGCCGGGGTGCGGATCGAGGCGGAGGCCTTGCCGGGCGGCGGTCTGCTGGTCCACAACTACGGGCACGGGGGTGCGGGCGTGACCGTGGCCTGGGGCTGCGCACGGGCGGCGGCCGCCCTGGTGGGCTGA
- a CDS encoding ABC-F family ATP-binding cassette domain-containing protein, giving the protein MTATLVAKDLAAGHGDRTLFAGLDLVVAPGDVIGLVGVNGAGKSSLLRLLAGLDRPEEGELRLSPPTATVGHLPQEPERREGETVAAFLARRTGVADAQRAMDEATEALVAGAPGADDAYSETLERWLALGGADLEERAAQVAAELGLTVSLDLPMTALSGGQAARAGLASLLLSRYDVFLLDEPTNDLDLDGLERLERFVAGLRAGTVVISHDREFLMRTVTKVLELDLAQQQINLYGGGYAAYLEERETARRHAREGYEEYADKKAALEARGHMQRSWMDKGVKNARRKATDGDKLGRNARSEASEKQAAKARQTQRMIERLDTVEEPRKEWELRMEIATAPRSGSVVATLREAQVVRGDFSFGPASLQIDWADRVAITGANGAGKSTLLAALLERLPLDSGQAALGSGVVVGEVDQARRLFLGSQSLLEAFCAAVPDTEPAEVRTLLAKFGLRADHVMRPATSLSPGERTRAALALLQGRGVNLLVLDEPTNHLDLPAIEQLEAALESYTGTLLLVTHDRRMLEAVRTTRRIEVADGQVKEV; this is encoded by the coding sequence ATGACTGCCACCCTCGTCGCCAAGGACCTCGCCGCCGGACACGGCGACCGCACACTCTTCGCCGGACTCGACCTCGTCGTCGCCCCCGGAGACGTGATCGGTCTCGTCGGAGTCAACGGCGCCGGTAAATCGTCCCTGCTCCGCCTGCTCGCCGGACTCGACCGCCCGGAGGAGGGCGAGCTGCGGCTCTCCCCGCCCACCGCCACCGTCGGCCACCTCCCGCAGGAGCCCGAGCGGCGCGAGGGCGAGACCGTGGCCGCGTTCCTGGCCCGCCGCACCGGCGTGGCCGACGCCCAGCGCGCCATGGACGAGGCGACGGAGGCCCTGGTCGCCGGGGCCCCGGGCGCGGACGACGCGTACTCCGAGACCCTGGAGCGGTGGCTCGCCCTCGGCGGTGCCGACCTGGAGGAGCGGGCCGCGCAGGTCGCGGCCGAGCTGGGCCTCACCGTGAGCCTGGACCTGCCCATGACCGCCCTCTCAGGCGGCCAGGCGGCACGCGCCGGGCTCGCCTCCCTCCTCCTCTCCCGCTACGACGTCTTCCTGCTGGACGAGCCCACCAACGACCTCGACCTCGACGGCCTGGAGCGCCTGGAGCGCTTCGTGGCGGGGCTGCGGGCCGGGACCGTCGTCATCAGCCACGACCGCGAGTTCCTGATGCGCACGGTCACCAAGGTGCTCGAACTCGACCTGGCCCAGCAGCAGATCAACCTCTACGGCGGTGGCTACGCGGCCTATCTGGAGGAGCGCGAGACCGCCCGTCGGCACGCCCGCGAGGGGTACGAGGAGTACGCCGACAAGAAGGCCGCCCTCGAAGCGCGCGGCCATATGCAGCGCTCCTGGATGGACAAGGGCGTCAAGAACGCCCGCCGCAAGGCCACCGACGGCGACAAGCTCGGCCGCAACGCCCGCAGCGAGGCCAGCGAGAAGCAGGCGGCGAAGGCGCGGCAGACCCAGCGCATGATCGAACGCCTCGACACCGTCGAGGAGCCGCGCAAGGAGTGGGAGCTGCGGATGGAGATCGCCACCGCCCCGCGCTCCGGCTCGGTCGTCGCGACCCTGCGCGAGGCCCAAGTGGTGCGCGGCGACTTCTCGTTCGGCCCCGCCTCGCTCCAGATCGACTGGGCCGACCGGGTCGCCATCACCGGAGCCAACGGCGCGGGCAAGTCCACCCTGCTCGCGGCCCTGTTGGAGCGGCTCCCGCTGGACTCCGGCCAGGCCGCGCTCGGTTCGGGCGTCGTGGTCGGCGAGGTCGACCAGGCCCGCAGGCTCTTCCTCGGCTCCCAGTCGCTGCTGGAGGCGTTCTGCGCCGCCGTCCCCGACACGGAACCGGCCGAAGTCCGCACACTGCTCGCCAAGTTCGGCCTGCGCGCCGACCATGTGATGCGCCCCGCCACCAGCCTCTCCCCGGGCGAACGCACCCGCGCCGCCCTCGCCCTGCTCCAGGGCCGGGGCGTCAACCTCCTGGTCCTCGACGAGCCGACGAACCACCTGGACCTGCCCGCCATCGAACAGCTGGAAGCGGCCCTGGAGAGCTACACGGGCACCCTGCTGCTGGTCACCCACGACCGGCGGATGCTGGAGGCGGTGCGCACCACGCGCCGTATCGAAGTGGCGGACGGCCAGGTCAAGGAAGTCTGA
- a CDS encoding Tex family protein, producing the protein MTTSIEGRIAEELGVRERQVRAAVELLDGGSTVPFIARYRKEATESLDDAQLRTLEERLRYLRELEERRTSILDSVREQGKLDAALEAAIRGAETKARLEDIYLPFKPKRRTKAQIAREAGLEPLADGLLADPSADPLAAAAAFVDGDKGVADAAAALEGARSILTERFSEDADLTGELRERMWSRGRLAAKVREGQEEAGAKFADYFDFAEPFTALPSHRVLAMLRGEKENVLDLVLEPEEPEAAEKPGPSTYENMVARRFGIADRGRPGDKWLLDTVRWAWRTRIQVHLGIDLRLRLRTAAEDEAVRVFASNLRDLLLAAPAGTRATLGLDPGFRTGVKVAVVDATGKVVATDVIHPHVPANKWDQALAKLAHLAKEHAVDLIAIGNGTASRETDKLAGELIDKHPELKLTKVMVSEAGASVYSASAFASQELPDMDVSLRGAVSIARRLQDPLAELVKIDPKSIGVGQYQHDLSEVKLSRSLDAVVEDCVNGVGVDVNTASAPLLSRVSGISSGLAENIVAHRDTNGPFRSRKALKDVARLGPKAYEQCAGFLRIRGGDDPLDGSSVHPEAYPVVRRMSKAAGGEVASLIGNAEALRSLRAADFVDDMFGLPTVTDILKELEKPGRDPRPAFRTATFKEGVEKLGDLEPGMVLEGVVTNVAAFGAFVDIGVHQDGLVHVSALSKTFVKDPRDVVKPGDIVKVKVMDVDAQRKRISLTLRLDDEPGAGGGQGRGERGGARPPRQRQGQGGGQGSGGGQGGQGGQGGGRDRRGGGGGSRQGQGAPAPANSAMADALRRAGLTDPKQGGGRGR; encoded by the coding sequence GTGACGACGTCCATCGAAGGCAGGATCGCCGAGGAGCTCGGCGTACGTGAGCGACAGGTCAGGGCGGCCGTCGAGTTGCTCGACGGCGGGTCCACCGTGCCGTTCATCGCGCGCTACCGCAAGGAGGCGACCGAATCGCTCGACGACGCGCAGCTGCGCACGCTGGAGGAGCGGCTGCGCTATCTGCGGGAGCTGGAGGAGCGGCGGACGTCGATCCTCGACTCCGTCCGCGAACAGGGCAAGCTGGACGCCGCGCTGGAGGCCGCGATCCGGGGTGCCGAGACCAAGGCGCGCCTGGAGGACATCTACCTGCCGTTCAAGCCGAAGCGGCGGACGAAGGCGCAGATCGCCCGGGAGGCGGGGCTCGAACCGCTGGCGGACGGCCTGCTCGCCGACCCGTCGGCCGATCCGCTCGCCGCCGCTGCCGCGTTCGTGGACGGCGACAAGGGCGTGGCGGACGCGGCGGCGGCCCTGGAGGGCGCGCGCTCCATCCTCACCGAGCGGTTCTCCGAGGACGCCGACCTGACCGGTGAGCTGCGCGAGCGCATGTGGAGCCGGGGGCGGCTGGCGGCGAAGGTGCGGGAGGGCCAGGAGGAGGCGGGCGCCAAGTTCGCCGACTACTTCGACTTCGCGGAGCCGTTCACCGCGCTGCCCTCGCACCGGGTGCTGGCGATGCTGCGGGGCGAGAAGGAGAACGTACTCGACCTGGTCCTGGAGCCGGAGGAGCCCGAGGCCGCCGAGAAGCCGGGCCCCTCCACGTACGAGAACATGGTCGCCCGCCGTTTCGGGATCGCCGACCGGGGCCGCCCGGGCGACAAGTGGCTTCTCGACACGGTGCGTTGGGCGTGGCGGACCCGGATCCAGGTGCACCTGGGCATCGATCTGCGGCTGCGGCTGCGCACGGCGGCGGAGGACGAGGCGGTACGGGTCTTCGCCTCGAACCTGCGCGACTTGCTGCTCGCCGCCCCGGCCGGGACGCGCGCCACGCTGGGCCTGGACCCCGGTTTCCGTACGGGGGTGAAGGTCGCGGTCGTCGACGCGACCGGCAAGGTGGTGGCCACCGATGTGATCCACCCGCATGTGCCCGCCAACAAGTGGGACCAAGCGCTGGCCAAGCTGGCGCACCTGGCGAAGGAGCACGCGGTCGACCTGATCGCGATCGGCAACGGCACCGCCTCCCGCGAGACGGACAAGCTCGCCGGTGAACTGATCGACAAGCACCCGGAGTTGAAGCTCACCAAGGTGATGGTCTCGGAGGCGGGCGCCTCGGTGTACTCCGCCTCCGCCTTCGCCTCGCAGGAACTCCCCGACATGGACGTGTCGTTGCGCGGCGCCGTCTCGATCGCACGGCGGCTCCAGGACCCGCTGGCCGAGCTGGTGAAGATCGACCCGAAGTCGATCGGCGTCGGCCAGTACCAGCACGACCTGTCCGAGGTGAAGCTGTCGCGTTCGCTGGACGCGGTCGTCGAGGACTGTGTGAACGGCGTCGGCGTGGACGTCAACACCGCATCCGCACCGCTGCTTTCACGGGTCTCGGGGATCAGCTCGGGGCTCGCCGAGAACATCGTGGCGCACCGCGACACCAACGGACCCTTCCGCTCCCGCAAGGCGCTCAAGGACGTGGCGCGTCTCGGCCCGAAGGCGTACGAGCAGTGCGCGGGATTCCTGCGGATCCGGGGCGGCGACGATCCGCTGGACGGCTCCAGCGTGCACCCGGAGGCGTACCCGGTGGTGCGGCGGATGAGCAAGGCGGCGGGCGGGGAGGTCGCCTCGCTGATCGGCAACGCGGAGGCGCTGCGGTCGCTGCGCGCGGCGGACTTCGTGGACGACATGTTCGGTCTGCCGACCGTCACGGACATCCTGAAGGAGCTGGAGAAGCCGGGGCGCGACCCGCGTCCCGCGTTCCGCACGGCGACCTTCAAGGAGGGCGTCGAGAAGCTCGGCGACCTGGAGCCCGGCATGGTGCTGGAGGGCGTCGTGACGAATGTGGCGGCGTTCGGCGCGTTCGTCGACATCGGCGTCCACCAGGACGGTCTGGTGCATGTGTCGGCGCTGTCGAAGACGTTCGTGAAGGACCCGCGCGATGTCGTGAAGCCCGGGGACATCGTGAAGGTCAAGGTCATGGACGTCGACGCGCAGCGCAAGCGGATCTCGCTGACGCTGCGGCTGGACGACGAGCCGGGCGCGGGCGGCGGGCAGGGCCGTGGTGAGCGGGGCGGCGCCCGTCCGCCGAGGCAGCGGCAGGGCCAGGGCGGCGGCCAGGGGTCCGGTGGCGGGCAGGGCGGGCAGGGCGGGCAGGGCGGCGGCCGGGACCGGCGCGGTGGCGGTGGCGGTTCCCGGCAGGGGCAGGGCGCTCCAGCCCCGGCGAACAGCGCGATGGCCGACGCGCTGCGGCGGGCCGGGCTGACCGATCCGAAGCAGGGTGGCGGCCGGGGGCGCTGA
- a CDS encoding GlxA family transcriptional regulator, whose translation MAGVIQRTVLVVLFDGVQSLDATGPMEVFAGASRAPGASYDLRTASLDGGPVRATSGLTLMPDSSLAEAPVPHTLLVPGGYGTRSSHPELTAWLRAHAPRAERLVSVCTGALLLAEAGLLDGHRVTTHWNYCEQLARDFPDVHVDPDPIFVRDGKLATSAGVTAGIDLALALVEEDHGRDLALTVARHLVVFLRRPGNQAQFSAQLSAQTAQREPLREVQHWITQHPDADLAVDSLAARARLSPRHFARAFRAETGTTPGRYVDRVRLEHARRLLEDTSEPVERIARASGYGTPEAMRRAFVKALATAPAEYRRRFRTPMSTT comes from the coding sequence ATGGCAGGTGTGATCCAGCGAACCGTGCTCGTCGTCCTCTTCGACGGCGTCCAGAGCCTCGACGCGACCGGCCCGATGGAGGTCTTCGCCGGGGCCTCCCGGGCGCCGGGCGCCTCCTACGACCTGCGGACCGCCTCCCTCGACGGCGGCCCCGTCCGGGCCACCAGCGGGCTGACCCTGATGCCCGACAGCAGCCTGGCGGAGGCACCCGTACCGCACACCCTGCTGGTCCCCGGCGGCTACGGCACCCGCTCCTCCCACCCGGAGCTGACGGCCTGGCTGCGGGCCCACGCGCCACGGGCCGAGCGGCTGGTCTCCGTATGCACCGGGGCCCTGCTGCTGGCCGAGGCGGGCCTCCTGGACGGCCACCGGGTAACCACCCACTGGAACTACTGCGAGCAGCTCGCCCGCGACTTCCCCGACGTCCACGTCGACCCCGACCCGATCTTCGTACGGGACGGGAAGCTGGCCACCTCGGCGGGCGTCACCGCAGGCATCGACCTGGCCCTCGCGCTCGTCGAGGAGGACCACGGGCGGGACCTCGCGCTGACCGTCGCCCGCCACCTCGTGGTCTTCCTGCGCCGCCCCGGCAACCAGGCCCAGTTCAGCGCGCAGCTCAGCGCCCAGACCGCACAGCGCGAACCACTGCGCGAGGTCCAGCACTGGATCACCCAGCACCCGGACGCCGACCTCGCCGTGGACTCCCTCGCGGCCCGCGCCCGGCTCTCGCCCCGGCACTTCGCCCGCGCGTTCCGGGCGGAGACGGGGACGACCCCGGGGCGGTACGTCGACCGCGTACGCCTGGAGCACGCCCGCAGGCTCCTGGAGGACACCTCCGAGCCGGTCGAACGGATCGCCCGCGCCAGCGGCTACGGCACGCCCGAAGCCATGCGCCGCGCCTTCGTGAAGGCACTCGCCACGGCACCCGCCGAGTACCGCCGCCGCTTCCGTACGCCGATGTCCACCACCTGA